One genomic window of Numida meleagris isolate 19003 breed g44 Domestic line chromosome 1, NumMel1.0, whole genome shotgun sequence includes the following:
- the LOC110392072 gene encoding olfactory receptor 51G2-like, giving the protein MEHDSHTTWEFNGSFYQPSAFLMMGIPGLEAFHHWISIPFCVLYLTALLGNCMILFVIKKTQSLHEPMYYFLSMLAVTDLGLVLSTLPTTLGIFWFNIRRIGFDACLTQMYFIHILSFIESSVLLAMAFDRFVAISHPLRYPSILTKTTVIKIGLTIILRGTVSLLPIPFLLKRLTYCGKTELSHSFCFHPDIMNLACADIKVNIFYGLIALFSTVGMDLICIVLSYILIIKTVISLATKEECLKALNTCVSHICAVLIFFIPMIGLSMIHRFGKDLPPLVHTLVAYTYLIIPPALNPIIYSIKSSHIREALFRALRRKCESEW; this is encoded by the coding sequence ATGGAGCATGACTCACATACCACGTGGGAATTCAATGGCTCCTTCTATCAGCCTTCAGCTTTCCTCATGATGGGCATCCCAGGCCTGGAAGCCTTTCACCACTGGATCTCCATCCCTTTTTGTGTCCTCTACCTTACTGCTCTCTTGGGAAATTGCATGATCCTATTCGTCATAAAGAAGACCCAAAGTCTTCATGAACCCATGTACTACTTTCTCTCCATGCTAGCAGTCACTGACCTGGGGCTGGTTTTAAGCACACTGCCTACAACCCTGGGCATTTTTTGGTTTAATATCCGAAGGATTGGTTTTGATGCCTGTCTCACTCAGATGTACTTCATCCACATACTGTCCTTCATTGAATCCTCTGTGCTCCTGGCAATGGCGTTTGATCGCTTCGTTGCTATCTCCCATCCACTTAGATACCCATCCATACTGACCAAGACGACTGTCATAAAAATAGGTCTGACAATCATATTGAGAGGTACGGTCTCCCTTCTTCCAATACCCTTCTTGCTCAAGAGATTAACCTATTGCGGGAAGACCGAGCTTTCCCATTCTTTTTGCTTCCATCCTGACATCATGAACCTAGCATGTGCAGATATAAAAGTCAATATCTTCTATGGTctgattgctttgttttcaacagTAGGGATGGACCTTATCTGCATTGTACTGTCCTACATCCTGATCATTAAAACTGTTATCAGCCTTGCAACTAAGGAGGAGTGTCTCAAGGCTTTGAATACATGTGTCTCCCACATCTGCGCTGTCCTAATATTCTTCATCCCAATGATTGGACTGTCCATGATTCATCGTTTTGGAAAGGATCTTCCTCCTCTGGTTCACACTTTGGTGGCCTACACCTACCTTATAATTCCCCCTGCCCTCAACCCCATCATCTACAGCATCAAATCCAGCCACATCCGCGAGGCTTTGTTCAGGGCACTGAGGAGGAAGTGTGAATCTGAGTGGTAG